From the genome of Methanoregula boonei 6A8:
CGGGATTCACAGGTGGTATTTGAAAAACGGGCACATGAGAAGGGATCCAAGCGCGAGGATCTTGTCGAGGTCCCGGCACTCTCAAAAAAATATGATACTTTTCACCTTACGGTCTCGGGCGGGACCATCCGAGCTGGCGAAGTTCTTGGTGTCATTGGGGCAAATGGTATGGGAAAGAGTACCTTTGCAAAACTCCTTGCCAGCGTGGAAAAGCCGGACACCGGCAGCATGGACTCAAAGATCCGGATCTCCTACAAGCCACAGTACATCAAGGCAGATACCACAGTCTCGGTGGAGATGTACCTGCGTTCATGCACTACCAAATTTGATAGCTCGTATTACCAGCATGAGATCCTTGAACCCCTCTCGCTCCAGTCCATCCTCCAATCCCCCGTTGATACCCTGAGCGGGGGAGAACTCCAGCGAGTGGCTATTGCTGCCTGCCTTTCGCGCGATGCCGACCTCTATATTCTTGACGAACCAAGTGCTCACCTTGACGTGGAACAGCGTGTGAAGGTAACAAGGCTCATCAAACGCCATGCAGAGGGAAAAGCGGTGGCGATCCTTGTCATTGACCACGATATCTACCTCATCGATATGATCAGCGAGCGCATCCTTGTCTTTGAGGGCGAACCCGGCATTGCCGGTACCGCGGCAGGTCCCTTCGAGATGCGGGACGGCATGAACCGGTTTTTAAAAGCGCTGGATGTAACCTTCCGGCGCGATCAGACCGGCCGGCCCCGGATTAACAAGCCCGACTCCTTCCTGGACAGGGACCAGAAGAGCCGGGGAGAATACTACTATTATGCGGCAGAAGACGAATAGGTCCGCAGAAGCACTAGCACCAGGTATTCTTTAGCGGGAATGAGGTAAAAAGCCGAAGATCCCGCCAAGAAAAGTCCTGATATTGTCGATAAACGAGGGACTGGGCGCAGGGGTCGCCGTTACCACCGGTCCCGTGGTCGGGATGCTGGTGGGCAGGACCGGTGTTGGCGTCGGGGTCATGGTTTCAACCGATATCGGGGGAGCGGTTGAGATATCCCCGGTATAATATCCTACAACATCCATGGTGGAGAACCAGAGCCGGCCCCGGGCATCGACAAAAACCATCTTGACGTTGTGCGCGGCACTACTAAATCCTTCAAACGTTCCCAGATGTCGGGTGACTGCCCCGTTCTGCCATACATAGATGCCGTTTTCCGTTGCCACATAAACCGCCCCTCCCGGGCCGGCTGCCACATCGTCAATGATATACGGCCCCCCGTAGAAATCACCAGATGAGAGAACCGGGGTAAATCCCCCGGCCTGACTGTAGTGAGCCACATCTGTTTCATTAAAGAAGTACGCCCCGCCCAGCGGATCTTTCCTGACGTGGCCAAGCAGGCCATAGGGATCGTCCCGGTTCTGGATCCGGGTAAATACGATTGTGTTGTTGGCTTCGCTCACGGCCCAGAGACCTTCTTTGAGGGTTCCCACAAGAAGGGTGTCTGCGGCCGAGTCAAGGGTCATACTGTCAGCCTCGTAAAACCCTGGGCCCCCGGGAGAGTACGGGGCATACCAGGTCCATGTTTCGTTATAGTACCGGCTCAGGCCAGAGTTCCCGGTAGCGATCCACATCCCATCATTCCAGCGCTGCAGAGCCCGTATTTGGAGGCTCTTTAA
Proteins encoded in this window:
- a CDS encoding ligand-binding sensor domain-containing protein, translated to MAPPMRSEYFLLILLILCGLVPVVSGAGAVGTGAAGQEYSANITLFRPASDSVPSTQVNAIINGLQGEVLLGTPLGLSSYDGTWSTRHIDRSNLSEGLLDNFVTALAYDSSGHLWIGYAGGIQIYDGRTYQLITDQQLLKSLQIRALQRWNDGMWIATGNSGLSRYYNETWTWYAPYSPGGPGFYEADSMTLDSAADTLLVGTLKEGLWAVSEANNTIVFTRIQNRDDPYGLLGHVRKDPLGGAYFFNETDVAHYSQAGGFTPVLSSGDFYGGPYIIDDVAAGPGGAVYVATENGIYVWQNGAVTRHLGTFEGFSSAAHNVKMVFVDARGRLWFSTMDVVGYYTGDISTAPPISVETMTPTPTPVLPTSIPTTGPVVTATPAPSPSFIDNIRTFLGGIFGFLPHSR